From one Candidatus Limnocylindrales bacterium genomic stretch:
- the cysK gene encoding cysteine synthase A gives MPLPSQVAAGTLELIGNSPVVELACISDPSSAQIFGKLESFNPGGSVKDRICLAMIESAEQDGRLLPGGTIVEPTSGNTGIGLAMVAAARGYRLILTMPDTMSEERRSLLGAYGAELVLMPDENGMTAAIDEAHRIAERNPGFFMPAQFSNPANPEAHRRTTAREILEQCPRIDAFVAGVGTGGTITGVGSVLKAQRPHARIVAVEPSASAVLSGGTPGLHRIQGIGAGFVPANLDRRLIDEIIAVDDDDAEAMTRRLASEEGILVGISSGAAAIAAVRVAATLPADAIVLCMLCDSGERYLTTKLFERGGL, from the coding sequence ATGCCTCTCCCCAGTCAGGTTGCCGCCGGAACACTCGAGCTCATCGGAAACAGTCCGGTCGTCGAGCTCGCATGCATCTCGGATCCTTCGTCCGCGCAGATCTTCGGAAAGCTCGAATCGTTCAATCCGGGCGGAAGCGTCAAGGACCGCATCTGCCTTGCGATGATCGAATCCGCCGAGCAGGACGGCCGGCTCCTTCCCGGAGGAACGATCGTCGAGCCGACCAGCGGCAACACCGGGATCGGGCTGGCGATGGTCGCAGCGGCGCGCGGCTATCGGCTGATCCTTACGATGCCCGACACGATGAGCGAGGAGCGGCGCAGCCTGCTCGGTGCGTACGGCGCCGAGCTCGTGCTGATGCCCGACGAAAACGGCATGACGGCGGCGATCGACGAAGCCCACCGCATCGCCGAACGAAACCCGGGGTTTTTCATGCCGGCGCAGTTCTCGAATCCCGCCAATCCCGAAGCGCACCGGCGCACCACGGCGCGCGAAATCCTCGAGCAATGTCCGCGCATCGACGCGTTCGTTGCCGGAGTCGGAACGGGCGGAACGATCACCGGCGTCGGCAGCGTGCTCAAGGCGCAGCGACCGCACGCGCGAATCGTCGCTGTCGAGCCGTCGGCGTCGGCCGTGCTCTCGGGCGGAACGCCCGGCCTTCATCGCATCCAGGGCATCGGTGCCGGCTTCGTCCCGGCGAACCTCGACCGCCGGCTGATCGACGAGATCATTGCCGTCGACGACGACGACGCCGAAGCGATGACGCGGCGCCTCGCATCCGAGGAAGGAATCCTGGTCGGCATTTCGTCGGGTGCGGCGGCGATTGCCGCCGTGCGTGTCGCCGCCACGCTGCCCGCCGACGCGATCGTGCTCTGCATGCTGTGCGACAGCGGTGAACGTTACCTGACGACGAAGCTGTTCGAGCGCGGCGGCCTATGA